The following coding sequences are from one Arthrobacter sp. PvP023 window:
- a CDS encoding aminoglycoside phosphotransferase family protein, producing the protein MKPPADVPIPPDLSHRYSRTSGGRAWLGSLQGLICGRLERWDLEVDLEPGQLPWNGHGGVVVPVTRQGVPAVLKVAYPHDEARVERFALRLWDGHGAVRLLESDAGTCSMLLERLDAGCSLRQVPMETAVEVWGGLTRQLSLTPDQRLEWQEFHHVAARAEQWSDDLPADWEQLGRPFPRWLLEAALEVCQTRGAVGRRAGTDVLVNTDFHFLNILARPQGGFAAIDPQPMIGEAEFSVAPLLWNRIRDLPRSNPGQGLLDRCREFSAAAGLDAEVARQWSLAREVENALGYASRPHHDGDLARSLWVASTLAGRTLDGLPSAHDLPAPGEAAPGHTAEQASP; encoded by the coding sequence ATGAAACCGCCCGCAGATGTCCCGATCCCGCCTGACCTTAGCCACCGCTACAGCCGGACCAGCGGCGGACGTGCCTGGCTGGGTTCGCTCCAGGGACTGATCTGCGGACGCCTGGAGCGGTGGGACCTTGAGGTGGACCTCGAACCGGGCCAGTTGCCATGGAACGGCCACGGCGGCGTGGTTGTCCCGGTCACCCGTCAGGGCGTCCCGGCCGTCCTGAAGGTTGCCTACCCCCACGACGAAGCCCGGGTTGAGCGTTTCGCCCTCCGGCTCTGGGACGGCCACGGTGCGGTGCGGCTCCTGGAGTCCGACGCCGGCACCTGTTCCATGCTGTTGGAGAGGCTGGACGCCGGCTGCTCCCTCCGGCAGGTTCCGATGGAAACGGCCGTGGAAGTGTGGGGCGGCCTGACCCGGCAGTTGAGCCTCACGCCGGACCAGCGCCTGGAGTGGCAGGAATTCCACCATGTGGCCGCCCGCGCAGAACAGTGGAGCGATGATCTTCCAGCGGACTGGGAGCAGCTCGGCAGGCCCTTTCCCCGCTGGCTTCTGGAGGCCGCCCTCGAGGTTTGCCAGACGCGCGGAGCAGTGGGCCGCCGCGCCGGGACGGATGTGCTGGTCAACACGGACTTCCACTTCCTGAACATCCTGGCCCGGCCGCAGGGCGGTTTTGCCGCAATAGACCCGCAGCCGATGATCGGTGAAGCCGAGTTCTCCGTGGCCCCGCTCCTCTGGAACCGCATCCGCGACCTCCCCCGCAGCAACCCCGGCCAGGGATTGCTGGACAGGTGCCGTGAGTTCAGCGCCGCCGCAGGGCTTGATGCCGAGGTGGCCCGGCAATGGAGCCTGGCCCGTGAAGTGGAAAACGCGCTCGGGTATGCCTCGCGCCCCCACCACGACGGCGACCTTGCGCGTTCCCTCTGGGTGGCGAGCACGCTGGCCGGACGAACCCTTGACGGACTGCCCTCGGCCCATGACCTCCCGGCACCGGGGGAAGCAGCACCCGGGCACACGGCCGAACAGGCTTCGCCTTAG
- a CDS encoding proline--tRNA ligase produces MVLRLSKLFLRTLREDPADAEVASHRLLVRAGYIRRAAPGIYTWLPLGLSVLRKVEKVIREEMAAIGAQEVHFPALLPKEPYEATNRWTEYGEGIFRLKDRKGGDYLLAPTHEEMFTLLVKDLYSSYKDLPLSIYQIQNKYRDEARPRAGLLRGREFIMKDSYSFDVDDAGLDASYNAHRAAYLKIFERLGLEVIPVAATAGAMGGSRSEEFLHPTEIGEDTFVRSAGGYAANVEAVTTVVPAEIDFSNAPAAEIRDTPNTPTIDTLVDAANQLVPRDEHDGGAWTAADTLKNVVLAVTLPTGERQIVVIGVPGDRGVDLKRVEANIGAYLPVAGEITVEAAGEEDLARNPLIVRGYLGPGMSLGTPLLGLEGAAKLLYLVDPRVVNGTAWVTGANMAGKHVFGLVAGRDFGWDGVIECTEVRAGDEAPDGSGPLETARGIEMGHIFQLGRKYAEALELKVLDQNGKQVVVTMGSYGVGVTRAVAALAESNHDAKGLVWPRAVAPADVHVVAVGRGEEIFAAAEQLSLDLEAAGLEVIYDDRPKVSPGVKFGDAELIGVPTILAVGRGLVDGVVEIKDRRSGEAENVAVEKAVDYVINAVRSK; encoded by the coding sequence GTGGTCCTTCGACTTTCCAAGCTGTTCCTGCGCACCCTGCGCGAAGATCCCGCCGACGCCGAAGTGGCGAGCCACCGGCTCCTGGTCCGTGCCGGGTATATCCGCAGGGCAGCGCCGGGCATCTACACCTGGTTGCCGCTGGGCCTGAGCGTGCTGCGCAAGGTGGAAAAGGTCATTCGCGAGGAAATGGCCGCCATCGGCGCACAGGAAGTGCACTTTCCGGCGCTCCTGCCCAAGGAGCCCTACGAGGCCACGAACCGCTGGACCGAGTACGGCGAGGGCATTTTCCGGCTCAAGGACCGCAAGGGCGGGGACTACCTCCTGGCTCCCACGCACGAGGAAATGTTCACCCTGCTGGTCAAGGACCTGTACTCCTCGTACAAGGACCTTCCGCTGAGCATCTACCAGATCCAGAACAAGTACCGCGACGAAGCCCGGCCCCGCGCGGGCCTGCTGCGCGGCCGCGAGTTCATCATGAAGGACTCCTACTCGTTCGACGTCGACGACGCCGGCCTGGACGCGAGCTACAACGCGCACCGCGCCGCCTACCTGAAGATCTTCGAGCGCCTCGGCCTTGAGGTTATTCCGGTGGCTGCCACGGCGGGAGCCATGGGCGGCTCCCGGAGCGAGGAGTTCCTGCACCCCACCGAGATCGGCGAAGACACCTTCGTGCGGTCCGCCGGCGGCTACGCGGCCAACGTTGAAGCCGTCACCACTGTGGTCCCGGCTGAGATCGACTTCAGCAATGCGCCGGCAGCCGAGATCCGGGACACCCCGAACACTCCCACCATTGACACGCTCGTGGACGCGGCAAACCAGCTGGTTCCTCGCGACGAGCACGACGGCGGCGCATGGACGGCCGCTGACACGCTCAAGAACGTCGTCCTCGCCGTCACCCTGCCCACTGGCGAGCGCCAGATCGTTGTCATCGGCGTCCCCGGTGACCGCGGTGTCGACCTGAAGCGGGTGGAGGCCAACATCGGCGCTTACCTGCCGGTCGCCGGCGAGATCACCGTGGAAGCAGCCGGCGAGGAAGACCTCGCCCGCAACCCCCTGATCGTCCGTGGATACCTCGGCCCGGGCATGTCCCTCGGCACGCCCCTCCTCGGCCTGGAGGGTGCCGCCAAGCTGCTGTACCTGGTGGATCCCCGCGTCGTCAACGGCACCGCCTGGGTGACCGGAGCCAACATGGCCGGCAAGCACGTCTTCGGCCTCGTGGCCGGCCGCGACTTCGGCTGGGACGGCGTGATCGAGTGCACGGAAGTCCGCGCCGGTGATGAAGCCCCGGACGGTTCCGGACCGCTGGAAACGGCACGCGGCATTGAGATGGGCCACATCTTCCAGCTCGGCCGCAAGTACGCCGAAGCCCTTGAACTGAAGGTCCTGGACCAGAACGGCAAGCAGGTGGTGGTCACCATGGGTTCCTACGGTGTCGGCGTCACCCGTGCCGTCGCCGCCCTGGCCGAGTCCAACCACGACGCCAAGGGCCTGGTCTGGCCCCGTGCAGTGGCTCCTGCCGATGTCCACGTTGTGGCTGTGGGCCGGGGCGAGGAAATCTTCGCCGCCGCCGAACAGTTGTCACTGGACCTCGAGGCCGCCGGCCTCGAGGTCATCTACGACGACCGTCCCAAGGTGTCCCCGGGCGTCAAGTTCGGCGACGCGGAACTCATTGGCGTGCCCACCATCCTGGCCGTTGGCCGCGGGCTGGTGGACGGCGTCGTGGAGATCAAGGACCGCCGCAGCGGTGAAGCAGAGAACGTGGCCGTTGAGAAGGCTGTTGACTACGTGATCAACGCCGTCCGCAGCAAGTAA
- a CDS encoding pyridoxal-dependent decarboxylase codes for MSTGDEPFRDALDAAARHAREWLESQPTRHVGPRATAGDLEAVFGGPMPENGLPAGDVIDYLAAKAEPGLMAMPSGRFFGWVIGGTLPAAMAADWLVSAWDQNSFLRAATPATAVIEAAAGHWFLDLLGLPETADVGFVTGATMANFAGLSAARWRVLEKAGWDVNAAGLAGAPAVSCLVGQERHDSIDLALRYLGMGHPVAVPSDRQGRIDPAELDCALDRALGKASGDAGGAAPAPPIVCLQAGNVHSGAFDPFLEAITVAKAHGAWVHVDGAFGLWAAAVPELTALTAGLHRADSWATDAHKTLNVPYDCGIVAVRDTEALEAALSVNPSYMIRDAGAAPDPFQTVPELSRRARGVPVWAALKSLGRNGVAGQVRNLVSRASQLAQQLSALDGVEVLNDVAYTQVSLAFGDDATTRAVTARIIADGLVWMSGSRWRGRDVLRISVSNWTTDDADVEAAVEAVRKALAAVRG; via the coding sequence ATGTCAACAGGGGACGAACCCTTCCGGGACGCCTTGGACGCCGCGGCCCGGCATGCCCGTGAATGGCTGGAAAGCCAGCCCACCCGCCATGTGGGGCCGCGGGCCACGGCGGGGGATCTGGAAGCCGTCTTCGGCGGCCCGATGCCGGAGAACGGCCTGCCGGCGGGTGACGTGATCGATTATCTTGCTGCCAAGGCGGAACCCGGCCTCATGGCCATGCCCTCGGGCCGCTTCTTCGGCTGGGTTATCGGCGGCACCCTGCCCGCCGCCATGGCGGCAGACTGGCTGGTCAGTGCCTGGGACCAGAATTCGTTCCTCCGCGCTGCCACGCCGGCCACCGCGGTCATCGAGGCGGCCGCCGGGCATTGGTTCCTCGACCTGCTGGGCTTGCCCGAAACGGCCGACGTCGGTTTCGTCACCGGTGCAACGATGGCCAACTTCGCCGGCCTTTCTGCCGCACGCTGGCGCGTCCTGGAGAAAGCCGGCTGGGACGTCAACGCCGCCGGGCTTGCCGGTGCCCCTGCTGTCAGCTGCCTGGTGGGGCAGGAACGCCATGATTCGATCGATCTCGCGCTGCGGTATCTGGGCATGGGACACCCCGTCGCGGTGCCTTCGGACCGCCAAGGCCGCATTGATCCGGCGGAGCTGGACTGCGCCCTGGACCGTGCCCTGGGCAAAGCATCCGGGGATGCGGGGGGAGCGGCTCCTGCACCGCCGATCGTCTGCCTGCAGGCCGGAAACGTGCATTCCGGTGCGTTCGATCCGTTTCTCGAGGCGATCACCGTGGCGAAGGCACACGGCGCATGGGTGCATGTTGATGGTGCCTTCGGGCTTTGGGCGGCCGCAGTGCCTGAGCTCACCGCCCTCACCGCCGGGCTGCACCGGGCTGACTCGTGGGCCACCGATGCGCACAAGACACTCAACGTGCCCTATGACTGCGGCATCGTGGCCGTGCGGGACACGGAGGCGCTGGAGGCGGCGTTGAGCGTCAACCCCAGCTACATGATTCGCGATGCCGGTGCCGCGCCGGACCCCTTCCAGACCGTCCCGGAACTTTCCCGCCGCGCACGCGGCGTCCCTGTCTGGGCGGCGCTGAAGTCCCTCGGCCGGAACGGTGTTGCTGGACAGGTGCGCAACCTCGTCAGCCGGGCCTCGCAGCTGGCGCAGCAGCTGTCGGCGCTGGACGGTGTCGAAGTGCTCAACGACGTCGCCTACACGCAGGTCTCGCTGGCCTTTGGCGATGACGCCACCACGCGGGCGGTGACGGCCCGGATCATCGCGGACGGCCTCGTATGGATGTCCGGTTCCCGCTGGCGGGGGCGGGATGTCCTGCGTATTTCGGTGAGCAACTGGACAACCGACGACGCCGACGTCGAAGCGGCGGTCGAGGCGGTGCGGAAGGCCCTGGCAGCAGTCCGGGGCTAA
- a CDS encoding TSUP family transporter translates to MISGFESLEPATLILIIVAGFAAGWIDAVVGGGGLIQLPALLLVPGISPVQALATNKMGSIFGTTTSAVTYYRRVRPDLRTAIPMAVIALAGSFGGAVLAATLPASVFKPIIVAALVAVALFTAFKPNVGDLTSLRHDGRTHYVVACLIGAAIGFYDGLIGPGTGSFLIIALVSAMGYAFLEASAKAKIVNMATNAGALIFFLPHGSLLWGVGLVLGLANMAGGYLGARTAVKQGSTFIRNVFLAVVGALILKLGFDIWQDNFA, encoded by the coding sequence GTGATCTCGGGATTCGAATCTCTGGAGCCCGCCACGCTGATCCTGATCATCGTGGCGGGCTTCGCTGCAGGATGGATTGATGCCGTGGTGGGCGGCGGCGGGCTCATCCAGCTCCCGGCGTTGCTGCTGGTGCCGGGGATCAGCCCGGTCCAGGCCCTTGCCACTAACAAGATGGGCTCGATCTTCGGGACCACCACCAGCGCGGTGACGTACTACCGCCGCGTCCGGCCCGACCTGCGTACGGCCATCCCCATGGCCGTCATCGCGCTGGCCGGTAGCTTCGGCGGTGCCGTCCTGGCCGCCACCCTGCCGGCGAGTGTTTTCAAGCCCATCATCGTGGCGGCGTTGGTCGCCGTCGCGCTGTTCACGGCGTTCAAACCCAATGTCGGCGACCTGACCTCGCTCCGCCACGACGGCAGGACTCACTACGTGGTGGCCTGCCTCATAGGGGCGGCCATCGGTTTCTACGACGGCCTGATTGGGCCCGGTACAGGATCTTTCCTGATCATCGCCCTGGTTTCCGCGATGGGTTACGCCTTTCTGGAAGCCAGCGCCAAGGCAAAAATCGTGAACATGGCCACCAACGCCGGCGCCCTGATTTTCTTCCTGCCGCACGGCTCCTTGTTGTGGGGTGTGGGCCTAGTGCTGGGGCTCGCCAACATGGCAGGCGGCTACCTCGGGGCGCGGACCGCGGTGAAGCAGGGCAGCACCTTCATCCGCAACGTTTTCCTCGCCGTCGTCGGCGCCCTGATCCTCAAGCTGGGCTTCGACATCTGGCAGGACAACTTCGCCTAG
- a CDS encoding VIT family protein: MDSARVATQHENEPHHNDIAHRLNWLRAGVLGANDGIVSVAAIVVGVAGVTTDSGPILIAGTAGVVGGAISMALGEYVSVSSQKDSQQALIEKEKRELAEQPEEELEELTAIYQGKGLSPATARTVAKELTDHDALAAHLSAELHIDETDIVSPWHAAFASAIAFLVGAVLPMLAILLPPENIRVPLTFAAVLVALAATGALGAWIGGGSKMKAAVRVVVGGALALIATFGIGTLLGASGVVA; the protein is encoded by the coding sequence AACCGCACCACAACGACATTGCTCACCGGCTCAACTGGCTGCGCGCCGGCGTGCTCGGAGCCAACGACGGCATCGTTTCCGTCGCCGCGATCGTGGTCGGCGTTGCAGGTGTCACCACAGATTCCGGCCCCATCCTCATCGCCGGTACGGCCGGCGTGGTGGGCGGTGCCATCTCCATGGCACTGGGCGAATATGTGTCCGTCAGCAGCCAGAAGGACAGCCAGCAGGCCCTCATCGAGAAGGAAAAGCGCGAGCTGGCCGAACAGCCGGAAGAAGAGCTCGAGGAGCTCACCGCCATCTACCAGGGCAAGGGCCTCAGTCCCGCCACCGCCCGCACTGTGGCCAAGGAACTCACCGACCACGATGCCCTGGCCGCCCATCTTTCCGCCGAATTGCACATCGACGAAACCGACATCGTCAGCCCGTGGCATGCCGCCTTCGCGTCAGCGATAGCCTTCCTGGTCGGAGCCGTCCTGCCCATGCTGGCAATCCTCCTGCCCCCGGAAAACATCCGCGTCCCGCTGACCTTCGCGGCCGTGCTGGTGGCCTTGGCGGCAACCGGTGCCCTGGGGGCCTGGATCGGCGGAGGCTCAAAAATGAAGGCCGCCGTCCGGGTGGTGGTGGGCGGCGCCCTGGCGCTTATCGCGACCTTCGGCATCGGCACCCTGCTCGGCGCCAGCGGCGTGGTGGCCTGA